The following are encoded together in the Bacillus cereus group sp. RP43 genome:
- a CDS encoding pseudouridine synthase, which produces MRLDKLLANMGHGSRKEVKKLLKDGVVKIDGTPVKDAKFHVNVEEQEVMIHGEVVEYKEFVYLMMHKPQGVISATEDDNHETVIDLLELEDAIFDPFPVGRLDIDTEGFLLITNDGKLTHQLLSPKKHVPKKYYAHISGVVTEEDVKEFAKGVILEDGYETKPGELTILKSDDISEIELVITEGKFHQVKRMFEAVGKKVVYLKRTEMGPLLLDEELELGQYRELTDEEVEMLKTYQVDNEK; this is translated from the coding sequence ATGAGATTAGATAAATTATTAGCGAATATGGGACACGGAAGTAGAAAAGAAGTAAAGAAATTACTGAAAGACGGCGTTGTGAAAATTGATGGAACGCCAGTGAAAGATGCGAAGTTTCATGTGAATGTAGAAGAGCAAGAGGTTATGATTCACGGTGAAGTTGTGGAATATAAAGAGTTTGTTTATTTAATGATGCATAAACCACAAGGTGTTATTTCAGCGACAGAAGATGATAACCACGAAACAGTAATAGATTTATTAGAATTAGAAGATGCGATTTTCGATCCATTCCCTGTTGGAAGGCTCGATATTGATACAGAAGGTTTCTTATTAATCACAAATGATGGGAAGTTAACGCATCAACTATTATCTCCGAAAAAGCATGTGCCGAAAAAATATTATGCACACATTTCAGGCGTTGTAACAGAAGAGGATGTAAAAGAATTCGCTAAAGGTGTTATTTTAGAAGATGGCTATGAAACGAAGCCAGGCGAACTTACAATTTTAAAAAGTGATGATATTTCCGAAATTGAGCTTGTTATTACAGAAGGGAAATTCCATCAAGTAAAGCGTATGTTTGAAGCTGTAGGGAAAAAAGTAGTGTATTTAAAGAGAACAGAGATGGGACCTTTATTGTTAGATGAAGAGTTAGAACTTGGGCAATATCGCGAGCTAACAGATGAAGAAGTAGAAATGTTAAAGACGTATCAAGTAGATAACGAGAAGTAA
- the thpR gene encoding RNA 2',3'-cyclic phosphodiesterase, producing MEPHYFVAITLPNHIKEVLSNYKEEMKEELPFRSWVHKEDYHITLSFLGSATEEQLEGIKNGLQTLTETTELSFTLQGFATFGMEDRPRIFWSKVSENQDLFQLQKQVHTMCEGNGFSLETRPYHPHITVARKWVGEEKFDLEHIKEVPEISFQADTITLYESHVKETPKYKEIAEIKLQK from the coding sequence ATGGAGCCGCATTATTTTGTCGCGATTACTTTACCAAATCATATAAAAGAAGTGCTGTCTAACTATAAAGAGGAAATGAAAGAGGAATTGCCATTTCGTTCATGGGTACATAAAGAAGACTATCATATTACCCTTTCATTTTTAGGGAGTGCGACAGAGGAACAATTAGAAGGAATAAAGAATGGATTACAAACACTTACAGAAACAACAGAACTATCGTTCACATTACAAGGATTTGCAACGTTCGGTATGGAAGATAGGCCGCGTATTTTTTGGTCGAAGGTAAGCGAGAATCAAGATTTGTTTCAATTGCAAAAGCAAGTACACACTATGTGTGAAGGAAATGGATTTTCTTTAGAAACGCGCCCGTATCATCCGCATATTACTGTTGCTCGTAAATGGGTAGGAGAAGAGAAGTTTGATTTAGAACATATAAAGGAAGTGCCTGAAATATCATTTCAAGCGGATACGATTACTTTATACGAATCTCACGTGAAGGAGACACCGAAGTATAAAGAGATTGCTGAAATAAAATTACAAAAATAG
- the pepV gene encoding dipeptidase PepV, which yields MSTINWTEEVAKRKDDLIRDTQQFLQIKSVWEEESAKEGAPFGEGVEKALSFMLHKGEAEGFTSKNLAGYAGHLEMGQGEELVGILCHVDVVPEGDGWTTPAYSADIRDGKIFARGAIDDKGPTMAAYYAMKIVKELGLPLSKRVRMILGTDEESNWKCVDHYFKNEEMPTIGFAPDADFPIINAEKGISDIQVVQNGSEEKNGAYELISFESGRRLNMVPDFAEAVVTGEDVNALTVAYETYLQTAKKIGESTIEGNTVTLQMEGISAHGSTPEKGENAGLSLANFLTTVSLDGKANSFATFVTETFTGDIFGEKATIAYKDEISGPLTVNVGRLSYSKENGGNLGLNVRYPVTTNFEETIAKLKEYVGTHGFEVADYSNSRPHHVDKDHTLIRTLQRVYEEQTGEKAELLAIGGGTYARSLKAGVAFGPLFPGKEELAHQKDEYIEIEDLLKATAIYAQAIHELAK from the coding sequence ATGTCAACGATTAATTGGACAGAAGAAGTTGCAAAACGAAAAGATGATTTAATTCGTGATACACAACAATTTTTACAAATTAAAAGTGTATGGGAAGAAGAATCTGCGAAAGAGGGCGCACCATTTGGTGAAGGTGTAGAAAAAGCTTTATCTTTCATGTTACATAAAGGAGAAGCAGAAGGTTTCACTTCTAAAAATTTAGCAGGATATGCAGGTCATCTTGAAATGGGACAAGGAGAAGAATTAGTAGGTATTCTTTGTCACGTTGATGTTGTGCCAGAAGGAGATGGCTGGACAACTCCTGCGTATAGTGCGGATATTCGCGATGGGAAGATTTTTGCACGTGGTGCAATTGATGATAAAGGGCCGACAATGGCAGCTTATTATGCGATGAAAATCGTTAAAGAATTAGGCTTACCTCTTTCCAAACGTGTTCGTATGATTTTAGGAACAGACGAGGAAAGTAATTGGAAGTGTGTAGATCATTATTTTAAAAATGAAGAAATGCCAACAATCGGTTTTGCGCCTGATGCAGATTTTCCAATTATTAATGCGGAAAAAGGAATTTCTGACATACAAGTTGTGCAAAATGGTAGCGAAGAGAAAAACGGTGCATATGAACTTATTTCATTTGAGTCAGGTCGCCGTTTAAATATGGTTCCTGATTTTGCAGAAGCTGTTGTTACAGGAGAAGATGTAAATGCACTTACAGTAGCATATGAAACGTATTTACAAACTGCTAAAAAAATAGGGGAATCAACTATAGAAGGAAATACAGTGACGTTGCAAATGGAAGGAATTTCAGCACACGGATCTACTCCTGAAAAAGGAGAGAATGCAGGTTTATCATTAGCAAACTTCTTAACTACAGTTTCACTTGATGGAAAAGCAAATTCATTTGCGACATTTGTAACAGAAACATTTACTGGTGATATTTTTGGTGAAAAGGCTACTATTGCTTATAAGGACGAAATTAGTGGTCCGTTAACAGTAAATGTCGGTCGCCTTTCTTATTCGAAAGAAAATGGTGGCAATTTAGGATTAAACGTACGTTACCCGGTTACGACTAACTTTGAAGAAACAATTGCGAAGTTAAAAGAATATGTTGGCACTCATGGGTTTGAAGTAGCCGACTATTCTAACTCTCGCCCGCATCACGTTGACAAAGATCATACGTTAATTCGTACTTTGCAACGCGTATATGAAGAACAAACTGGTGAAAAAGCTGAATTGTTAGCAATTGGCGGTGGTACTTATGCTCGTTCATTGAAAGCTGGCGTTGCATTTGGCCCGTTATTCCCAGGAAAAGAAGAACTTGCGCATCAAAAAGACGAGTACATTGAAATTGAAGATTTATTAAAAGCAACAGCGATTTATGCGCAAGCAATTCATGAATTAGCGAAGTAA
- a CDS encoding DeoR family transcriptional regulator, with translation MKPTTTRMLTRIKSIYMYINENGTVTTKDLVDEFGITPRTIQRDLNVLQFNELVYSPCRGKWTTTGKKVRMTS, from the coding sequence TTGAAACCTACAACTACTCGTATGCTAACACGCATTAAATCGATTTATATGTACATCAATGAAAACGGTACGGTAACAACGAAAGACCTTGTAGATGAGTTCGGGATCACACCGCGAACGATACAACGTGATCTAAATGTGTTGCAGTTTAATGAACTCGTGTATAGCCCTTGCCGCGGCAAGTGGACAACGACAGGAAAGAAAGTGAGAATGACCTCATAA